A DNA window from Actinokineospora baliensis contains the following coding sequences:
- a CDS encoding sensor histidine kinase, with protein MEAGAGAPGGPDEAAAAASTGAGLAELMASAHRDNLFRGLVDRAAAAEVSQERVRHLLDAVLSVASDLSLPDVLRRIVTAGCELAGARYGALGVLGQDGHLVEFTHTGMSEGVQAAIGAPPVGKGVLGLVIERPEPLRVPDLALHPEAAGFPPDHPPMSSFLGVPIRVRGEVFGNLYLTEKLDGRAFTQEDEDVVVALAAAAGMAVENARHFDRSHRRERWLRATTEVTAVLRTSQCNSTGMVLLAKRARETAGAVMAFVAVPAGPEHLRMATVDGVLAEELTGERLCTLDSITGDVYVTGRARLLTEVAKATLTRSPALFQQLPDGISDLGPAMFVPLTTGARTSGVLMVAREHGGARFDQDDLRMITDFATHAALAIDFADAQQDRQRLALYEERDRIARDLHDLVIQRLFAIGLGLQGLKRVPDTPDAPERLTGFIGEIDQTIREIRRSIFSLQQPTGGPYSLRGEVLRAISEATVTLGFEPTVRLEGPLDSVVPADVALDLMATLREALSNVVRHAGAGSVALTVSVDRHARRLRLLVQDDGAGLPDDIAHRGGLANMVQRARRWDGDCVIDSPAVGGTRVDWDVPLARHAGSAARGQEARG; from the coding sequence ATGGAGGCTGGTGCGGGCGCCCCGGGTGGCCCGGACGAGGCCGCCGCCGCCGCGTCGACCGGGGCGGGTCTGGCCGAGTTGATGGCTTCGGCGCACCGGGACAACCTCTTCCGGGGCTTGGTCGACCGGGCCGCGGCCGCCGAGGTGTCGCAGGAGCGGGTGCGCCACCTGCTCGACGCGGTGCTGTCGGTGGCCAGCGACCTGTCGTTGCCCGACGTGCTGCGCCGCATCGTGACCGCGGGCTGCGAACTCGCCGGTGCCCGCTACGGCGCCCTCGGCGTGCTCGGCCAGGACGGGCACCTCGTCGAGTTCACCCACACCGGGATGAGCGAGGGGGTGCAGGCGGCCATCGGCGCCCCGCCGGTCGGCAAGGGCGTGCTGGGGCTGGTGATCGAGCGCCCGGAGCCGCTGCGGGTGCCGGACCTGGCGCTGCACCCCGAAGCCGCCGGGTTCCCGCCGGACCACCCGCCGATGAGCTCGTTCCTCGGTGTGCCGATCCGGGTCCGCGGCGAGGTGTTCGGCAACCTCTACCTCACCGAGAAGCTCGACGGCCGCGCCTTCACCCAGGAGGACGAGGACGTCGTGGTGGCGCTGGCCGCGGCGGCGGGCATGGCGGTGGAGAACGCCAGGCACTTCGACCGCAGCCACCGCAGGGAGCGCTGGCTGCGCGCGACCACCGAGGTCACCGCGGTGCTGCGGACCAGCCAGTGCAACTCGACCGGGATGGTGCTGCTGGCCAAGCGGGCCAGGGAGACCGCGGGCGCGGTGATGGCGTTCGTCGCGGTGCCCGCAGGCCCGGAGCACCTGCGGATGGCCACCGTCGACGGCGTGCTCGCGGAGGAGCTGACCGGGGAACGCCTCTGCACCCTCGACAGCATCACCGGCGACGTCTACGTGACCGGTCGGGCGCGGCTGCTCACCGAGGTCGCCAAGGCGACGCTGACCCGCTCCCCCGCGCTGTTCCAGCAGCTGCCGGACGGGATCAGCGACCTGGGCCCGGCGATGTTCGTCCCGCTCACGACGGGCGCGCGCACCAGCGGGGTGCTGATGGTGGCCCGCGAGCACGGCGGGGCCCGGTTCGACCAGGACGACCTGCGGATGATCACCGACTTCGCCACGCACGCCGCGCTGGCCATCGACTTCGCCGACGCCCAGCAGGACCGCCAGCGCCTGGCGCTCTACGAGGAGCGCGACCGCATCGCCCGCGACCTGCACGACCTGGTGATCCAACGGCTGTTCGCGATCGGGCTCGGCCTGCAGGGCCTCAAGCGGGTGCCCGACACCCCGGACGCGCCGGAGCGGCTGACCGGGTTCATCGGCGAGATCGACCAGACCATCCGGGAGATCCGGCGCAGCATCTTCTCGTTGCAGCAGCCCACCGGCGGCCCCTACAGCCTGCGCGGCGAGGTGCTGCGGGCGATCTCCGAGGCGACGGTGACGCTGGGGTTCGAGCCGACCGTGCGGCTGGAGGGCCCGCTGGACTCGGTGGTGCCCGCCGACGTGGCGCTCGACCTGATGGCGACGCTGCGCGAGGCGCTGTCGAACGTGGTGCGCCACGCCGGGGCGGGCAGCGTGGCGCTGACGGTGTCGGTTGACCGGCACGCGCGGCGGCTGCGGCTGCTGGTGCAGGACGACGGCGCGGGCCTGCCCGACGACATCGCCCACCGGGGCGGGCTGGCCAACATGGTGCAGCGGGCCCGCCGGTGGGACGGGGATTGCGTGATCGACTCGCCCGCGGTGGGCGGGACCAGGGTCGACTGGGACGTGCCGCTGGCCAGGCACGCCGGGTCGGCGGCACGAGGCCAGGAGGCGCGTGGATGA
- a CDS encoding response regulator: MSISVFVLDDHEVVRRGLRQLLEVEPDIEVVGEAATAAQALARIPAVRPRVAILDVRLPDGEGVSVCRDVRSSVEPPPACLMLTSFSDDEALFGAIMAGAAGYMLKQVSGDDLVSAVRTLAGGGSLLDAGVTATVLDRLRAGRVEDPRYATLSPQERKILDLIAEGMTNRQIAGALYLAEKTVKNYVSTLLHKLGFDRRTEAAVYATRLHRGLGQDR, encoded by the coding sequence ATGAGCATTTCCGTGTTCGTGCTCGACGACCACGAGGTGGTCAGGCGGGGGCTGCGGCAACTGCTGGAGGTCGAGCCGGACATCGAGGTGGTCGGTGAGGCGGCGACCGCGGCGCAGGCGCTGGCCAGGATCCCGGCGGTGCGGCCCAGGGTGGCCATCCTGGACGTGCGGCTGCCCGACGGCGAGGGCGTGTCGGTGTGCCGGGACGTGCGGTCCTCGGTGGAGCCGCCGCCAGCGTGCCTGATGCTCACCTCGTTCTCCGACGACGAGGCGCTCTTCGGCGCGATCATGGCTGGCGCGGCCGGGTACATGCTCAAGCAGGTCAGCGGGGACGACCTGGTGTCGGCGGTGCGCACCCTGGCCGGGGGCGGGTCGCTGCTCGACGCCGGGGTGACCGCGACGGTGCTGGACCGGTTGCGCGCCGGGCGGGTCGAGGACCCCAGGTACGCGACGCTGAGCCCGCAGGAGCGCAAGATCCTGGACCTGATCGCCGAGGGCATGACCAACCGGCAGATCGCGGGCGCGCTGTACCTGGCGGAGAAGACGGTCAAGAACTACGTCTCCACGCTGCTGCACAAGCTCGGTTTCGACCGGCGCACCGAGGCGGCGGTGTACGCGACCCGACTGCACCGCGGGCTGGGCCAGGACCGCTGA
- a CDS encoding UDP-N-acetylglucosamine 2-epimerase yields the protein MPHTLVPLPSPPRPGHVPEVCLVAGDAAAAVKVAPLAAAMRARKRVRPVLLACGDQARAAAEVLSGFGLAIDVLVELARDGQPTTCAAAQLLTGLDHAFADRPPDAVVVQGDSATAFSAAMAAFWRQVPVVHLDAGVRSFDLTAPFPQEGHRRLIAQVSSLHLAATPDASANLAQESHGGPKVVTVGSTAVDAGFDALDRYVRHNDERVQAVENAVVAGEVRLALVVLDEARVPDERAAQVLHGIADLVLACPDLEVVLPVARGALRHLAYDMLGRLVRVTITDPLPQPELVCLLSVSAAVVTDSATLAEQAPSFGVPALVLGGEPGTWSEPPALGHPWTAGPDRAAIARIAEKLVLTHVERRCATPTDNPFGDGFAAVRCEQAVQWLLGLRDRPSEFAPRP from the coding sequence GTGCCGCACACCCTGGTGCCGCTGCCCTCGCCACCCCGTCCGGGACACGTACCTGAGGTGTGCCTGGTGGCGGGCGACGCGGCGGCCGCGGTGAAGGTGGCGCCGCTGGCGGCGGCGATGCGGGCGCGCAAGCGGGTCCGGCCGGTGCTGCTGGCCTGCGGCGACCAGGCGCGCGCGGCGGCGGAAGTGCTGTCCGGCTTCGGTTTGGCCATCGACGTGCTGGTGGAGCTGGCCCGCGACGGCCAGCCGACGACCTGCGCCGCGGCCCAGTTGCTCACCGGTCTCGACCACGCCTTCGCCGACCGCCCACCGGACGCGGTGGTCGTGCAGGGTGATTCGGCGACGGCGTTCAGCGCGGCCATGGCGGCGTTCTGGCGGCAGGTCCCGGTGGTGCACCTGGACGCCGGGGTGCGCTCGTTCGACCTGACGGCGCCGTTCCCGCAGGAGGGCCACCGCCGGTTGATCGCCCAGGTGTCGTCGCTGCACCTGGCCGCGACGCCGGACGCGTCGGCGAACCTGGCCCAGGAGTCGCACGGCGGCCCCAAGGTGGTGACGGTCGGCAGCACGGCGGTGGACGCCGGGTTCGACGCGCTCGACCGGTATGTGCGGCACAACGACGAGCGCGTGCAGGCGGTGGAGAACGCGGTGGTGGCCGGGGAGGTCCGGCTTGCGCTGGTGGTGCTCGACGAGGCGCGGGTGCCAGACGAGCGGGCGGCCCAGGTGCTGCACGGGATCGCGGACCTGGTGCTGGCGTGCCCTGACTTGGAGGTCGTGCTCCCGGTCGCGCGCGGCGCGCTGCGCCACCTCGCCTACGACATGCTCGGCCGGTTGGTGCGGGTGACGATCACCGACCCGCTGCCGCAGCCGGAACTGGTGTGCCTGCTGTCGGTCTCCGCCGCGGTGGTCACCGATTCCGCGACCCTCGCCGAGCAGGCCCCCAGCTTCGGCGTTCCGGCCTTGGTGCTCGGCGGTGAACCGGGTACCTGGAGCGAGCCGCCCGCGCTCGGCCACCCCTGGACCGCGGGGCCGGATCGGGCCGCGATCGCCCGTATAGCCGAGAAACTCGTCCTCACCCACGTGGAACGCCGCTGCGCCACCCCGACCGACAACCCCTTCGGCGACGGCTTCGCGGCCGTCCGCTGCGAACAGGCCGTCCAGTGGCTCTTGGGCCTGCGCGACCGCCCGTCCGAGTTCGCGCCCCGCCCTTGA
- a CDS encoding MFS transporter produces the protein MSGVGTRTQPGARWVAAFSLATAAVFIGWYGPLQILLAKQADLVDPASKEHVLALVAGVGAACSMVANPLWGALSDRSRRRIPWVVGGAVAGAGGLLVLASATSTGAMIGGWAVVQVALNAPFAALSAVIPDQVPAERRGTVGGWFGLAQTIGIMAGTGLALTGGTVVGGYTACAVAVVLGAIPFALVATDDVPERRSTRSPVTPDFRWAWVTRFLINLGNGLTLLYLLYYLKDEVGVADPESGVFLLTAIYAVALLTTVLTGGVLSDRVGKRRVFVCAAGVVMAGAAMLLAVWPTWPGAVTAAVVLGIGFGAYTSVDFALITEVLPAAADRGKDLGVINVANALPQVLAPVVAAPIVAGGGYPALYAVAAAVGLAGAVLVFRIKTVH, from the coding sequence TTGAGCGGTGTCGGGACCCGCACGCAGCCGGGAGCACGTTGGGTCGCCGCGTTCAGCCTCGCGACGGCGGCGGTCTTCATCGGGTGGTACGGGCCGCTGCAGATCCTGCTGGCCAAGCAGGCCGATCTCGTGGACCCGGCGAGCAAGGAGCACGTGCTCGCCCTCGTCGCGGGGGTCGGTGCCGCGTGTTCGATGGTCGCGAACCCGTTGTGGGGTGCGCTGTCGGACCGGTCCCGCCGCAGGATCCCCTGGGTCGTCGGTGGTGCGGTCGCCGGGGCGGGCGGGCTGCTCGTGTTGGCCAGCGCCACGAGCACCGGTGCGATGATCGGCGGGTGGGCGGTGGTCCAGGTCGCGCTCAACGCCCCGTTCGCCGCGCTCAGCGCGGTCATCCCAGACCAGGTCCCGGCCGAGCGCCGCGGCACCGTCGGCGGCTGGTTCGGCCTCGCGCAGACCATCGGGATCATGGCGGGCACCGGGCTGGCGTTGACCGGCGGGACCGTCGTCGGCGGGTACACCGCCTGCGCGGTCGCGGTGGTCCTCGGGGCCATCCCGTTCGCCCTCGTCGCCACCGACGACGTGCCGGAGCGGCGGTCGACCCGGTCGCCGGTCACGCCGGACTTCCGGTGGGCGTGGGTGACCCGGTTCCTGATCAACCTCGGCAACGGCCTGACCCTGCTCTACCTGCTGTACTACCTCAAGGACGAGGTCGGCGTCGCGGACCCGGAGTCGGGCGTCTTCCTGCTGACCGCGATCTACGCCGTCGCGCTGCTGACGACGGTGCTCACCGGTGGCGTGCTGTCGGACCGGGTCGGCAAGCGGCGGGTCTTCGTCTGCGCGGCCGGGGTGGTGATGGCGGGGGCGGCGATGCTGCTCGCGGTGTGGCCGACCTGGCCGGGGGCGGTCACCGCTGCGGTCGTGCTCGGCATCGGGTTCGGCGCCTACACCTCGGTGGACTTCGCGTTGATCACCGAGGTGTTGCCCGCGGCGGCCGACCGGGGGAAGGATCTGGGGGTGATCAACGTGGCCAACGCGCTCCCCCAGGTGCTCGCGCCCGTGGTCGCCGCGCCGATCGTCGCGGGCGGCGGCTACCCCGCGCTCTACGCGGTGGCCGCTGCGGTCGGCCTGGCGGGCGCGGTGCTGGTGTTCCGGATCAAGACAGTCCACTGA
- a CDS encoding GH1 family beta-glucosidase gives MPFPGFPADFLWGVASAAYQVEGAVAEGGRAPSVWDTFCAEPGRIRDGDTGSVATDHYHRYREDVALLRDLGVGAYRFSVSWPRVMPGGVVNPEGLDFYDRLVDELHAAGIEPAVTLFHWDTPQAVEDAGGWLERDTADRFADYAAVVAERLKDRVRLWMPLNEPVVVTMFGYALGNHAPGKSLGFGALPVVHHLLLGHGRAVQALRAAGCTGIGIANNHGPVWSASESEVDTNAAQTYDTIVNWLFADPVLRGTYPAPELAAAMPGPVVEDLKVISEPLDFYGINYYQPTLVGQSTTDSAQVVEGAMLPPGLPFAPQPITGYPVTDFGWPVVPDGLREIVATFTERYGDALPPIHITESGCSYHDPDPVDGRVPDPERVAYHESHLTALAAAMAAGADVRGYFAWSATDNFEWAAGYRERFGLVHVDYATQRRTPKDSYFWYQQVVR, from the coding sequence ATGCCGTTCCCCGGTTTCCCGGCCGATTTCCTGTGGGGTGTCGCCTCGGCGGCCTACCAGGTCGAGGGTGCTGTCGCCGAGGGTGGGCGGGCACCGTCGGTGTGGGACACGTTCTGCGCGGAGCCGGGCCGGATCCGCGACGGCGACACCGGGTCGGTCGCGACCGACCACTACCACCGCTACCGCGAGGACGTCGCCCTGCTGCGCGACCTCGGGGTTGGCGCGTACCGGTTCTCCGTGTCCTGGCCCAGGGTGATGCCGGGGGGCGTGGTCAACCCGGAGGGACTGGACTTCTACGACCGACTCGTCGACGAGCTGCACGCGGCCGGGATCGAACCGGCGGTCACCCTCTTCCACTGGGACACCCCGCAGGCTGTCGAGGACGCGGGCGGGTGGCTCGAGCGCGACACGGCGGACCGGTTCGCCGACTACGCGGCCGTTGTGGCCGAACGGCTCAAGGACCGCGTGCGGCTGTGGATGCCGCTCAACGAACCCGTTGTGGTCACGATGTTCGGCTACGCGCTGGGCAACCACGCGCCAGGCAAGTCCCTCGGGTTCGGCGCGCTGCCGGTCGTGCACCACCTGCTACTCGGGCACGGCCGCGCGGTGCAGGCACTGCGCGCGGCGGGGTGCACGGGGATCGGCATCGCCAACAACCACGGTCCGGTGTGGTCGGCCAGCGAGTCCGAAGTGGACACCAATGCCGCGCAGACCTACGACACCATCGTCAACTGGCTGTTCGCCGATCCGGTCCTGCGCGGCACGTACCCCGCTCCGGAGTTGGCGGCCGCCATGCCGGGACCGGTGGTCGAGGACCTGAAGGTGATCTCCGAGCCACTGGACTTCTACGGGATCAACTACTACCAGCCCACCCTGGTCGGCCAGTCCACAACGGACTCGGCGCAGGTGGTCGAGGGCGCTATGCTCCCGCCCGGCCTGCCGTTCGCGCCGCAGCCGATCACCGGGTACCCCGTCACCGACTTCGGGTGGCCGGTCGTTCCCGATGGACTGCGCGAGATCGTCGCGACCTTCACCGAACGCTACGGCGACGCGCTGCCCCCGATCCACATCACCGAGAGCGGGTGTTCCTACCACGACCCGGATCCCGTCGACGGCCGTGTCCCGGACCCGGAGCGGGTCGCGTACCACGAAAGCCACCTCACGGCGCTGGCCGCCGCGATGGCGGCGGGCGCCGACGTGCGCGGCTACTTCGCGTGGTCGGCCACCGACAACTTCGAGTGGGCGGCGGGCTACCGCGAGCGCTTCGGCCTCGTCCACGTCGACTACGCCACGCAGCGGCGCACCCCGAAGGACTCCTACTTCTGGTACCAGCAGGTGGTGCGCTAG
- a CDS encoding beta-ketoacyl-ACP synthase 3 gives MTVIGLRQRQGAAGARVVGLGAYRPSTAVGSAEIAARFGRTGDWIRERTGIVSRRVVKGEGLEVMAVTAGTRALTQAGLHASEVDLVVVATCSAGNPVPVRAASVAKALGSSAAAAFDLNAACSGFCYALAVASDVVRAGSAAKVLVIGTETMSAWVDPADLGTSIIFADGAGAAVVVAADEPGIGPIVWGSDGAGAAAELIEIPRGGRMRMQGQAVFRWATTEIHPIARLACERAGITPADLAAIVPHQANLRIIEAIARKLDAPNAVIARDVVEAGNTSAASIPMAMERLLAEGQVEPGGLALLVGFGAGLTYAAQVVRLPARVPAVV, from the coding sequence GTGACAGTCATCGGTTTGCGCCAGCGCCAAGGGGCGGCGGGTGCCCGCGTCGTCGGCCTCGGCGCCTACCGCCCGAGCACCGCCGTGGGCAGCGCCGAGATCGCCGCCCGGTTCGGCCGCACCGGCGACTGGATCCGGGAGCGGACCGGCATCGTCTCGCGCCGCGTGGTCAAGGGCGAGGGCCTGGAGGTCATGGCGGTCACCGCGGGCACCAGGGCGCTGACCCAGGCGGGCCTGCACGCGAGCGAGGTGGACTTGGTCGTCGTGGCCACCTGCAGCGCGGGCAACCCGGTGCCGGTGCGCGCGGCGAGCGTGGCCAAGGCGCTGGGCTCCTCGGCGGCCGCCGCGTTCGACCTCAACGCCGCCTGCTCCGGCTTCTGCTACGCCCTCGCCGTCGCCTCCGACGTCGTGCGCGCCGGGTCGGCGGCCAAGGTGCTGGTGATCGGCACCGAGACCATGTCGGCCTGGGTCGACCCCGCCGACTTGGGCACCTCGATCATCTTCGCCGACGGCGCGGGCGCCGCGGTGGTGGTCGCGGCCGACGAGCCGGGCATCGGGCCGATCGTGTGGGGCAGCGACGGCGCGGGGGCGGCGGCCGAGCTGATCGAGATCCCGCGCGGCGGCCGGATGCGCATGCAGGGCCAGGCGGTGTTCCGCTGGGCCACCACCGAGATCCACCCGATCGCCCGGTTGGCCTGCGAGCGCGCGGGCATCACCCCGGCCGACCTGGCCGCGATCGTGCCGCACCAGGCGAACCTGCGCATCATCGAGGCCATCGCGCGCAAGCTCGACGCGCCGAACGCGGTGATCGCCAGGGACGTGGTCGAGGCGGGCAACACCTCGGCGGCCTCGATCCCGATGGCCATGGAGCGGCTGCTGGCCGAGGGGCAGGTCGAGCCGGGCGGGTTGGCGCTGCTGGTGGGGTTCGGCGCCGGGCTGACCTACGCGGCGCAGGTGGTCCGGTTGCCCGCCCGCGTTCCCGCAGTCGTCTAG
- a CDS encoding CoA transferase produces MGGVVGGLPEGVSWAGPVDLPLAGEIDVQAACGVMHVHGRRFGGPRRLDLNYTCIVASELGETGAAAVRVGRARGMALRGMSTSAAQAGLLAVSRYLAAATGGGGEDIPGPGGAPLVSVEGVGYEVEAVDAVVWRRFWAALGADAGAVAAGWPLFARRTQTAACPLPAELGRVAARTSIGVTERCARDTGMAVVRVAHPPIDDLAPYSARPLEAVGADLPPAGPLPLSGLRVVECCRRDHGMMAGHLLGFLGATVVRVVPDRHADSTAVLNRGKRVVAADPATVAGRRVLRDLVAAADVFTHDWPPDKARAWSLDAAGVSGVRPGIVHAHATDWGSALGRWPPPGTDPVVQAYAGVPPTLLPVVAVFAGVVLTRAVTTALEGRVEHGRGHRVESSLAAAAARLNARRGACTAPLSVPVCTDLAELADDPRFAKALTRDGCVVPVSPWTFH; encoded by the coding sequence ATGGGTGGGGTTGTGGGGGGTCTGCCTGAGGGGGTCTCCTGGGCTGGGCCGGTGGACCTGCCGTTGGCGGGGGAGATCGATGTGCAGGCGGCCTGTGGGGTGATGCACGTGCACGGGCGGCGGTTCGGGGGGCCTCGGCGGCTGGACCTCAACTACACGTGCATCGTGGCCAGCGAGCTGGGGGAGACGGGGGCCGCCGCTGTGCGGGTGGGGCGGGCCAGGGGGATGGCGTTGCGGGGGATGAGCACGTCCGCGGCGCAGGCTGGGTTGTTGGCGGTGTCGCGGTACTTGGCGGCGGCTACTGGTGGTGGGGGCGAGGACATCCCGGGGCCGGGTGGGGCGCCGCTGGTTTCGGTGGAGGGGGTCGGGTACGAGGTCGAGGCCGTGGACGCGGTGGTGTGGCGGCGGTTCTGGGCCGCGCTGGGGGCGGACGCGGGTGCGGTGGCGGCTGGGTGGCCGTTGTTCGCGCGGCGGACGCAGACGGCGGCGTGCCCGTTGCCTGCGGAGCTCGGTCGGGTCGCCGCGCGGACGTCGATCGGGGTGACCGAGCGGTGCGCGCGCGACACGGGCATGGCCGTGGTGCGGGTCGCGCACCCGCCGATCGACGACCTCGCGCCCTACAGCGCGCGGCCGCTGGAGGCCGTCGGCGCGGACCTCCCGCCCGCCGGGCCGCTGCCGCTGTCGGGGCTGCGCGTGGTCGAGTGCTGCCGCCGCGACCACGGGATGATGGCCGGGCACCTGCTGGGGTTCCTCGGTGCGACCGTGGTCCGGGTCGTGCCAGACCGGCACGCCGACTCCACCGCGGTGCTCAACCGGGGCAAGCGGGTCGTCGCGGCCGACCCGGCGACGGTCGCGGGGCGGCGGGTGCTGCGGGACCTGGTCGCGGCGGCCGACGTGTTCACCCACGACTGGCCGCCGGACAAGGCGCGGGCGTGGTCGCTGGACGCGGCCGGGGTGAGCGGGGTCCGCCCCGGGATCGTGCACGCGCACGCCACCGACTGGGGGTCCGCGCTCGGGCGCTGGCCGCCGCCGGGCACCGACCCGGTGGTGCAGGCCTACGCGGGCGTGCCGCCGACCCTGCTGCCGGTCGTCGCGGTGTTCGCCGGTGTCGTGCTCACCCGTGCGGTCACCACCGCGCTGGAGGGTCGGGTCGAGCACGGTCGGGGCCACCGGGTCGAGTCGTCGCTGGCCGCCGCGGCCGCCCGGCTCAACGCCCGCCGAGGTGCCTGCACGGCGCCGTTGTCGGTCCCGGTCTGCACCGATCTCGCCGAGCTGGCCGACGACCCCAGGTTCGCCAAGGCGCTGACCCGGGACGGGTGTGTGGTCCCGGTGAGCCCGTGGACCTTCCACTAG
- a CDS encoding metallophosphoesterase, with the protein MGRIAIVGDVGGHSEQLRWVLRWLGARDSRLPEDLTVVQVGDLVDRGPDSVAVLDEVERVAGRWVQLLGNHEAQYLPGNTVFWPEPLAGDEVARLREWWSAERFGVASAVRTADGDELLVTHAGLTVAAWQELGEPGSAAEAAALLNQRPPLIWEVGAHGRDERAGPLWAESGAALHEPWLAYRGVVPFGQVHGHSALVRYTDRQWRCAGRVRQRATVDWHARHVRVRIGGRVFTGVDPCHGKTGADKWEPLVLNDATILT; encoded by the coding sequence GTGGGACGAATCGCCATCGTGGGGGACGTCGGTGGGCACTCGGAACAGCTGCGCTGGGTGCTGCGGTGGTTGGGAGCGCGGGATTCGCGACTACCCGAGGATCTGACGGTGGTGCAGGTCGGGGATCTTGTCGACCGGGGGCCGGACAGCGTGGCCGTGCTGGACGAAGTGGAGCGTGTCGCTGGCCGGTGGGTCCAGCTGCTGGGCAACCACGAAGCGCAATACCTGCCCGGCAACACCGTGTTCTGGCCGGAACCGCTGGCCGGGGACGAGGTGGCGCGGCTGCGTGAGTGGTGGTCGGCAGAGCGGTTCGGGGTGGCCTCTGCGGTGCGGACCGCCGACGGGGACGAGCTGTTGGTGACGCACGCCGGGCTGACGGTGGCGGCGTGGCAGGAACTGGGCGAGCCGGGTTCAGCCGCCGAGGCCGCCGCGTTGTTGAACCAGCGGCCACCGCTGATCTGGGAGGTCGGCGCGCACGGTCGGGACGAGCGGGCCGGTCCGCTGTGGGCGGAGTCGGGCGCGGCCCTGCACGAACCGTGGCTGGCCTACCGCGGCGTCGTGCCGTTCGGCCAGGTCCACGGGCATTCGGCGCTCGTGCGGTACACCGACCGGCAGTGGCGTTGCGCGGGCCGGGTCCGCCAGCGCGCCACGGTCGACTGGCACGCGCGCCACGTGCGGGTCCGCATCGGCGGCCGGGTCTTCACCGGCGTAGACCCCTGCCACGGCAAGACCGGAGCCGACAAGTGGGAACCCCTAGTCCTGAACGACGCCACCATCCTGACCTGA
- a CDS encoding 3-hydroxybutyryl-CoA dehydrogenase, translating to MSEISRVGVVGAGLMGSGIAEVCARAGLDVVVAEVSSGALDAGRARIEASLARGVRNGKLAEDERDAALARLRFSTDLGEFADRQLTIEAVAENEQVKTEVFTTLDKVVEDPDAIFASNTSSIPIMKLGMATTRPQAVIGVHFFNPVPVLKLVELVPSLLTGDDTRDRAKVFVEDVLGKQVILSQDRAGFVVNALLIPYLLSAIRMMESGFASAEDIDNGMVLGCAHPMGPLRLTDLIGLDTTKAIADSLYAEFKEQLYSAPPLLLRMVDAGLLGKKSKRGFYQYQ from the coding sequence GTGAGTGAGATCAGCCGGGTCGGCGTGGTCGGGGCGGGCCTGATGGGCTCGGGCATCGCGGAGGTGTGCGCGCGGGCGGGCCTGGACGTGGTGGTCGCCGAGGTCAGCAGCGGCGCGCTGGACGCGGGCCGGGCGCGGATCGAGGCGTCCCTGGCGCGCGGCGTGCGCAACGGCAAGCTGGCCGAGGACGAGCGCGACGCCGCGCTGGCCAGGCTGCGGTTCAGCACCGACCTCGGCGAGTTCGCCGACCGCCAGCTCACCATCGAGGCGGTCGCGGAGAACGAGCAGGTCAAGACCGAGGTCTTCACCACCCTCGACAAGGTCGTCGAAGACCCGGACGCCATCTTCGCGTCCAACACGTCCTCCATCCCCATCATGAAACTGGGCATGGCGACGACGCGGCCGCAGGCGGTCATCGGGGTGCACTTCTTCAACCCGGTCCCGGTCCTCAAACTCGTCGAACTGGTCCCGTCCCTGCTCACCGGCGACGACACCCGCGACCGCGCGAAGGTGTTCGTCGAGGACGTGCTGGGCAAGCAGGTCATCCTGTCGCAGGACCGGGCCGGGTTCGTGGTCAACGCCCTGCTGATCCCGTACTTGCTCTCGGCGATCCGCATGATGGAGTCCGGCTTCGCCTCAGCCGAGGACATCGACAACGGCATGGTCCTCGGCTGCGCCCACCCCATGGGCCCCCTCCGCCTGACCGACCTCATCGGCCTCGACACCACCAAGGCCATCGCGGACTCGCTCTACGCGGAGTTCAAGGAACAGCTGTACTCGGCGCCCCCACTGCTGCTGCGCATGGTCGACGCAGGCCTCCTCGGCAAGAAGAGCAAGCGCGGCTTCTACCAGTATCAGTAA